The Syntrophorhabdales bacterium genome includes a region encoding these proteins:
- a CDS encoding TAXI family TRAP transporter solute-binding subunit: protein MRKGLLFGTILAAGILLIHAINAPAAQRLISFMSPPAGGGAYVFVAGTINVSNKYMTGDVKFVHEATTGTMEMVRRLMLAFGQKKEAFADFGTPDAWNAYKGEADYKGKPFTDLRAIVFNQNTDVYLVVPATSPIKSYADVKGKRIGMGGAGSSPANCGHLLLDYYGVHKKDFKPYYYVYKESIEGLGDGSLDGAFFAGGYPMASYMELSTTKNVRIVPVDEGIAKKIIAEHPGHYTTLVKAKSYRGIDQDTLIMGWTGALWTHSLTNPDLVYAFIKNLFDHKEEYFQIHQETRVLSLENATKGIFVPFHPGAEKYLREVGAIK from the coding sequence ATGAGAAAAGGGCTTCTGTTCGGTACGATCTTGGCAGCGGGTATCCTGTTGATCCATGCAATCAATGCACCGGCGGCTCAAAGGCTTATCTCTTTCATGAGCCCTCCGGCAGGCGGAGGAGCGTATGTCTTTGTTGCAGGCACGATCAATGTATCGAACAAATATATGACGGGCGATGTAAAGTTCGTGCACGAAGCAACTACCGGCACCATGGAGATGGTAAGGAGGCTCATGCTGGCTTTCGGCCAGAAAAAAGAGGCATTCGCTGACTTCGGCACACCGGACGCATGGAACGCATACAAAGGTGAGGCAGACTACAAGGGCAAACCCTTTACGGATCTGCGTGCCATAGTCTTCAACCAGAACACGGATGTCTATCTGGTGGTGCCTGCCACTTCACCGATCAAGAGTTACGCGGATGTGAAAGGTAAGCGCATCGGCATGGGCGGTGCAGGCAGTTCTCCGGCAAATTGCGGACATTTGCTGCTCGATTATTACGGCGTGCACAAGAAGGATTTCAAGCCGTACTATTATGTGTATAAAGAATCGATAGAAGGGCTCGGTGACGGCTCACTCGACGGAGCATTTTTTGCCGGCGGGTACCCCATGGCCAGCTACATGGAACTGTCCACCACCAAGAACGTACGGATCGTGCCCGTGGATGAGGGCATCGCAAAGAAGATCATTGCAGAGCACCCCGGCCACTACACGACTCTGGTCAAAGCTAAATCGTATCGGGGCATTGACCAGGATACATTGATCATGGGATGGACCGGAGCCCTGTGGACGCACAGCCTGACGAATCCTGACCTGGTCTATGCGTTCATCAAAAACTTATTCGACCACAAAGAAGAATACTTCCAAATCCATCAGGAGACCAGAGTGCTCA
- a CDS encoding ADP-ribosylglycohydrolase family protein produces MLPVCVPEWCGGELMVGAIAGDIIGSVYEHHNIRTTDFPLFGARCTFTDDTVLTVAIADAILSGADYGDKLKEYFRSYPNRGYGLSFREWAPSDSKSPGYSMGNGSAMRVSPVGFAFDTLDHVLEEAKRSAEPSHSHPEGIKGAQATASAIYLTRTGATKQEIKTYIEQHFGYALDEPLDSIRKWYRFDVTCPGSVPQAIRAFLESCDFEDAIRKAISIGGDSDTIACITGGIAQAFYGSVPQEIIAGTLARLDDRLRNVTLQFMRTFLSYQ; encoded by the coding sequence ATGCTGCCAGTTTGTGTTCCGGAGTGGTGCGGAGGAGAACTCATGGTCGGAGCAATTGCAGGCGACATCATAGGTTCGGTGTACGAGCACCATAATATCAGGACCACTGATTTTCCGCTCTTTGGCGCGCGCTGCACCTTCACCGACGACACGGTGCTCACTGTTGCGATTGCTGACGCAATCCTATCCGGTGCGGACTATGGAGATAAGCTGAAGGAATACTTCCGTTCTTACCCGAATCGTGGTTACGGTTTGAGCTTCCGCGAGTGGGCGCCATCAGACAGTAAATCTCCCGGATACAGTATGGGCAATGGCTCTGCCATGCGGGTGAGTCCAGTTGGCTTCGCATTCGATACGCTTGACCACGTTCTTGAGGAGGCGAAGCGAAGCGCGGAGCCGAGTCACAGTCATCCGGAGGGCATCAAGGGGGCGCAAGCCACAGCATCCGCTATATATCTGACGCGAACAGGAGCCACCAAGCAGGAGATCAAAACATACATCGAACAGCACTTCGGCTATGCACTCGATGAACCGCTCGATTCAATCCGGAAGTGGTACCGGTTTGACGTGACCTGCCCCGGATCGGTTCCGCAGGCGATCCGCGCATTCCTGGAGTCATGCGACTTCGAGGACGCCATCCGCAAGGCCATATCCATAGGCGGCGACAGCGACACTATCGCCTGTATCACCGGCGGCATCGCGCAAGCCTTTTACGGAAGTGTTCCACAGGAGATCATCGCCGGCACACTCGCAAGGCTCGACGACCGCCTTAGGAACGTAACACTGCAATTCATGCGAACCTTTCTATCCTACCAGTAG